GCGAGTCAGGGCGGCGACCTGGCCTGCGACATGACGACGGGGGCGAGTCATTGGGGGCTCCAGTGAGGTGGAAGGGTGGGTGTGGGACCTCTCTGGGTTGTTATCGGAGGGAAAATGAGAATGTTGCGTGGCGGATGAAAAAAGGTGGGGAGATGTAGGCAAGCAGGTGACCGGTTTCAGGTGCGTTCTGTCGCGTCGACGTGGCGACCAGGCGCGTAATTGCTGGGCTTTCTTTGACCCACGGTCATCTTCGGGGGTGACCCACGGTCACCCAGGCTCATCAGTCACACGTGCCGATTTTAGGCTTCACAACGCTTACTCTCTCTCTCGCATGCGACGTAGCGGTGTCCCCGCAACCACCACCCGCACTTCCTTCTTGCGCCCCACCCCCGACAGCAACACCGGCGCACCGTCGATGATCCGGTGAGGTTGCCAGCCCCCCACCCGCTCATTATAGTGCGCGCCATCGACGCTCCCCCGAATTCCCGGGCGTCTCCCACCTTACGCCCTCCCCCCTCCCCCTCCTCGAAGTGAGTCGAAGTTATGACCAGGCAGCGCACCACGAAGTTTGTCTTTATCACCGGCGGCGTCCTCTCCAGCCTCGGTAAAGGGATCACCGCCGCAGGCCTGGGCGCGCTGATGGAGAACCGCGGGTTAAGAGTGAGCTTCATCAAGCTCGACCCCTACATCAACGTCGACCCCGGGACGATGAACCCCTTCCAGCACGGGGAGGTCTTTGTCACCGACGACGGCGCGGAGACCGACCTGGACCTTGGTCACTACGAGCGCTTCACCAGCACGCGCATGACCCGGCGCAACAACTTCACCACCGGCCAGGTCTACGACTCGGTCATCGCCAAAGAGCGCCGGGGAGAATATCTGGGGGCCACCGTTCAGGTCATCCCGCACATCACCGACGAGATCAAAGCCCGGGTGCTGGACGCATCCGAGGACTGCGACCTGATGTTCGTGGAGGTCGGTGGCACCGTAGGCGACATCGAATCGCTGCCTTTTCTGGAGGCAATCCGACAGCTGGGCATTGAGCTCGGGCGTGAAAACGCGGTGTTTTTGCACGTGACGCTCGTGCCCTACATGCCGGCGGCCGACGAGGTCAAAACCAAGCCGACCCAGCACTCGGTCAAGGCGCTGCGCGAGATCGGTATTCAGCCCGACTTTCTGGTCTGCCGCTCCGACCGCGACCTTCCGCGCGACATCAAGCGCAAGATCGCGCTCTTCTGCAATGTGCCCACCGAGCGCGTTGTCACCGCCCGCGACGCCAAGTCGATCTACGAGGTCCCGGTGCTCCTGGCCGAGGAGGGCATCGACCACGAGCTGGCCACCGCGCTCAACATCTGGTCGCGCGGCACCGATCTGACCGAGTGGCGCAAGATCGTCGACCGCATCCACAACCCCCGCCAGGAAGTCACCGTGGGCATCGTGGGCAAATACGTCGACCTGACCGACAGCTACAAATCGCTCAACGAGGCGCTCTTTCACGCCGGTATCGCCAACGAGGTGCGGGTTAAGCTCAAGTTCATTGACTCCGAAGATCTGGAGCAACTCGAAGCCGAGCAACTTCTCGGGGAGTGCGACGGCATCCTGGTACCCGGCGGCTTTGGCAAGCGCGGCACCGAAGGTAAGATCCGCGCGGTGCGCTACGCCCGCGAAAACGACGTCCCCTTCTTCGGCATCTGCCTGGGTATGCAGCTCGCGGTGGTGGAGTTCGCCCGCAACGTCGCCGGCCTCAAAGACGCCAACAGCACTGAGTTCAACCCGCAGTCCTCCGCACCGGTCATCGCCCTGATGGCCGAGCAGGAAAACGTCAAAGATAAGGGCGCCTCGATGCGTCTGGGTGCCTACGACTGCGTGCTCAAAGACGACAGTCGCTCGGCGCGCATCTATGGCAACACGCTTATCAGCGAGCGTCACCGCCATCGCTACGAGGTCAACAACGCGCTTCGCCCCGCCCTCGAAGAAGCCGGGCTGGTCTTCAGCGGCACCTCTCCGGACGGGGTGCTCGTGGAAATGATTGAGCTCCCCGACCAGCGCTGGTTTATCGGCTGCCAGGCCCACCCCGAATTTAAGAGCCGCCCGGGCCAGGCCCACCCCCTCTTCGCGAGCTACATCTCGGCCTGCCTCGACAGCCAGCAGCAGCGTAGCGGCGAGGAAACCGACAGCTAAGCTGAAGGCTCAATCCTCGAGTTTGCTATCTGAACTCTGAGCAGCATCCCCATCGCCGGCTTCGATCCAGACGAAGTCGGCGATGTTGTTTTCTTGCAGGTAATCCAGGCGACGGTAGTCGCGCATGCGCTCGCCATACTCGCCAGCCACACTGACCGGCACCACAACCATCACCTGAGCCTCAGCCCGCGTCGCATCGCCCTCCTGACCGGCAATTCGGCGCGCGATGCGCGGGGGAATGCCAAACCCTCGCTCGGCGTGCCCGCGCCCCACCAGAAGCACCATCGCCTCGAGCTCCGGGATCCGGGTCAGTGCAGCCACGGCGTTCTCGGCCATCGTCTCATCCCAGAGCACCTGCGCTGCAAAGAATCGGTCGAGCGCCTCCTCGTCCTCGCCCATGCCATGCGAGGAAAAGATCGCGCCGAGCCACGCCCGATAATCTTGATCGCTCAGATCGAGTTCGGGAAGCGCGCTGCGTTCCTCCTCGCCAAGCGCCTCAAGCCCTCCCTGACCGACTTCCCGCACCAGCTCCCTCGGAGCGTTGAGCGCAATAACCGGCTGACCCAGCTCCCGGGCAACCCGCCACATCGGCGCATACATCGCCCAGTCCATGCCCCAGCGCGCCTCCCACTGCACGCCTTCAAGCATTTGAGCCTCATCGATCTCGGCGGCGACGTAGGCGTCAAGCGCCGGCTGAAAGCGCGCCTCGACCATCTCCACGCCCAGCGCCACCGGGCCTTCGGCCCGCTGGCTTACTCCGCGGTAGATCCGGTCCTGCACAACGTGGTGCCAGGGGTCGTCATGCGACTCCGCCGCGATCACGTAACGCGCCTCCACAAGCCGCGCCATCAGCTCCGGCTCATCCAGGCGCTCGCCAGTGGCCACCTCCCAGATCCCCGGCCCAAGTTCGGCGACGGCCCGGTCAGCCGAAGGCTTCTCGTGCATCTCCTGCGGTGAAGGCGCGGTCGGAGCGCCGGCGCATCCTACCACCATCGCAACCCCAAAACCTGCCAACAGCCTGAACGTCACAACCTGCATATCCAA
This window of the Lujinxingia vulgaris genome carries:
- a CDS encoding CTP synthase — encoded protein: MTRQRTTKFVFITGGVLSSLGKGITAAGLGALMENRGLRVSFIKLDPYINVDPGTMNPFQHGEVFVTDDGAETDLDLGHYERFTSTRMTRRNNFTTGQVYDSVIAKERRGEYLGATVQVIPHITDEIKARVLDASEDCDLMFVEVGGTVGDIESLPFLEAIRQLGIELGRENAVFLHVTLVPYMPAADEVKTKPTQHSVKALREIGIQPDFLVCRSDRDLPRDIKRKIALFCNVPTERVVTARDAKSIYEVPVLLAEEGIDHELATALNIWSRGTDLTEWRKIVDRIHNPRQEVTVGIVGKYVDLTDSYKSLNEALFHAGIANEVRVKLKFIDSEDLEQLEAEQLLGECDGILVPGGFGKRGTEGKIRAVRYARENDVPFFGICLGMQLAVVEFARNVAGLKDANSTEFNPQSSAPVIALMAEQENVKDKGASMRLGAYDCVLKDDSRSARIYGNTLISERHRHRYEVNNALRPALEEAGLVFSGTSPDGVLVEMIELPDQRWFIGCQAHPEFKSRPGQAHPLFASYISACLDSQQQRSGEETDS
- a CDS encoding ChaN family lipoprotein, whose amino-acid sequence is MSAWREAGMALDMQVVTFRLLAGFGVAMVVGCAGAPTAPSPQEMHEKPSADRAVAELGPGIWEVATGERLDEPELMARLVEARYVIAAESHDDPWHHVVQDRIYRGVSQRAEGPVALGVEMVEARFQPALDAYVAAEIDEAQMLEGVQWEARWGMDWAMYAPMWRVARELGQPVIALNAPRELVREVGQGGLEALGEEERSALPELDLSDQDYRAWLGAIFSSHGMGEDEEALDRFFAAQVLWDETMAENAVAALTRIPELEAMVLLVGRGHAERGFGIPPRIARRIAGQEGDATRAEAQVMVVVPVSVAGEYGERMRDYRRLDYLQENNIADFVWIEAGDGDAAQSSDSKLED